The Legionella sp. PATHC032 genome has a window encoding:
- a CDS encoding AAA family ATPase encodes MKTGLVLGKFMPPHKGHEMLISFAYQFVDKLHIIVDNVNDGAFGDNYIPGEQRVAWLQKKYPYAEVVCLFSPMPQDPNLPGFWQTWKDVIYQTISYRTDYVFAGELYGFQLAKNLGSTYIPIGILREIHPISATEIRNSLKENWDSLASFVKPDFLLKVAIIGPESSGKTTLTKILSSHYETTFVPEYARLYLEPILYERGINVSKMNFTNNDFLHIIHGQQIFETIQGKNAVRILFSDTDPLLTTLWYRWIMKTPAPLEIVNLALTSSYDLYLVTKPDITWTEDCVRYEEMQSERQEFFNQTINLLEANNRPYHIISGSYENRVQQAQDIIDQLIQNKFHHSYFSSKWQKKYND; translated from the coding sequence ATGAAAACTGGATTAGTACTTGGAAAATTTATGCCGCCTCACAAAGGGCATGAAATGCTGATCTCTTTCGCATATCAATTTGTAGATAAACTGCATATCATCGTAGATAATGTTAATGATGGAGCTTTTGGCGACAATTATATTCCAGGTGAACAAAGAGTTGCCTGGTTACAAAAAAAATACCCTTATGCTGAAGTCGTTTGTTTATTTTCACCCATGCCGCAAGATCCTAACTTGCCCGGTTTTTGGCAAACATGGAAAGATGTCATCTATCAAACCATTAGTTACCGTACAGATTATGTTTTTGCTGGGGAACTATATGGTTTCCAGCTGGCAAAAAATTTGGGATCAACTTATATTCCTATTGGGATATTACGAGAAATCCATCCTATATCAGCAACAGAAATACGAAATAGTCTTAAAGAAAATTGGGATAGCCTTGCCTCATTTGTAAAACCGGATTTTTTACTTAAAGTAGCAATTATTGGCCCTGAATCTAGTGGAAAAACCACACTCACAAAAATACTCTCAAGTCACTATGAAACAACTTTTGTACCAGAATATGCAAGATTATATTTAGAACCTATATTATATGAACGAGGAATAAATGTCTCTAAAATGAATTTTACTAATAATGACTTTCTTCACATTATCCACGGACAACAAATCTTCGAAACAATCCAAGGCAAGAATGCTGTTCGCATCCTGTTTTCTGATACCGATCCACTATTAACAACGCTTTGGTATCGTTGGATTATGAAAACTCCTGCACCTCTGGAAATTGTAAATCTCGCACTAACAAGTTCTTACGACTTATATCTTGTAACAAAACCAGATATTACTTGGACAGAAGATTGTGTACGTTATGAGGAAATGCAGTCTGAAAGACAAGAATTTTTCAATCAAACAATTAATCTGCTGGAAGCAAATAACCGCCCATATCATATCATTAGTGGCAGTTATGAAAATCGCGTACAACAGGCGCAAGACATTATTGATCAATTGATACAAAATAAATTTCACCATAGTTATTTTTCAAGTAAATGGCAAAAAAAATATAACGATTAA